Sequence from the Magnetococcales bacterium genome:
AAACGCCTCCACAGCCCTGAAACAGGCGCAACAACTGTTGCAGGAAAATCCACAAAAAATATTACACGCCAAGGAAAGGTCCCAGGAGGCAGCCGACACCATTGGCAAAATGGCCAAATTGCTGGACAAGGCAGTCACCGGTGGCAAACCTGTCCATGATTTGCAGATGGGTAACGCGGAACTGGAACAAAGAACAGCCCAGGAGCAGATTGCCCGCTTGCAGGCCGAAGAGTTGTATGAAAAATTGGCCATGCCCCGTCGCGAAAAACAGGTCGAATTGGCCAGACTGATCCTGGGTCTGGAACAAAAGCGGTTCACTCTTTACCAGGAAGCCCTGGATCTGCATCTCGAACGGGATCGGCAGGAGAAAAATGCCGAACTCCAGAAAAAACTTCAGGCCGAAGAGTCGGCGCATACCCCGCAACAAAAATGGCTTACCCGTCTGGAAACAGAAAATCTCCAGGCACAACGCAACATTGCCGACTTGCAACAGGTGCGCTCCGGTATCGTGCGCGAAATATCGGAACAGGAAAAACGCTTGCAGGCGGAAAAATCCGAATTGGACAATCTGAAAACCCTTGTCCAGCAATACGGAACCCAGGGGCCGGCTGCCGATATGCTGAAAAGCTCCTATCGTCTGCTCAAACAACGGCGTCGGGATCTGGGGAATGCCATTCCATCGGTTTTGGAAAAACAACAGGAGAAAATCCAGGAACGACGCTTTGAAATTGCCACCCGTCTGACCTCACTCGATGACGAGTGGCACCGGGATCAGGCAATCCTGATGCACCGTGGATCGGAATTGCAACGCGCAGCATTCAGCCAACAAAGCCAGCTCCTGCTCGATGCCCTTCGGCATACCCTGACCGAAGAAAAACGCTTTGCCTTCGAAGTTTCGGTTGAATGGCAGCGTCTCGTGCTGCTGCCCCGCGAACGCCACAACATTCTTACTGAATTGGAAGCATTTGTTATTGCAAATGTTTTTTGGATACAGGATGCCGATCCTCTGGGTGGCAGATTGTTGCAGGCTGCTTTCACGGAAGTGGTGGCCACAGACAATCCGCGTGCCCTGCGTCAGGAGATGCAACGCATCGTGGATCCGGAAAACTGGCAGGGATTGCTTCTATTGCTCACCAACAAGGAAGGGTTTCTGTTCGCCGGGGTGGTGTTGATCTTGTTGCCTGGCGTTTTGTTTTATGGCCGGCATCGCTTGCGACAAAAATATCAGGCAGTGGCTTTGGAGCTGGCCAAGGACAAGCTTGAAAGCATGGATTGGCGTCCGTTTTTGCTCGGAGTCATGCAGGCCTCACTGGCACCGATCTGGTTGTTGGTGACAGTGCCCCTGCTGATCAATCTGGCCCAGCCCCCGGTTTATGGAGACCTGCTGGAAAGAGGAACGATCCATCTGGCCCTGCTGGTTTTTTTGTGGTCCCTGAAGGGACATTTTGTGGAAATGACCCATCATGCCCGGTTTGGCCTGGCAGTTCCAAAAGATCTCCTGCACACGTTGCAGACAGCCATGCAGATGAGTTTGTGGGCCGCTCTTTTTTTCTGGCTGCCCTGGGTAATCCTGGATGGCTCTCCCTTCGCTTTTCGGGTCTTGCCACGAATATTTTTTACGCTGTTTGAAATGGCCCTGGCCCTGGCCTTTTATTTATTGGTTCGACCTGCATCGCCTTTGATTCGATATTTGCTGGCAAAGGTCGGCGATGCGGATCAGACCCTGCAAAAAAAATATTTGATTTTGCGGCACCCGTGGCTGGCCTGGATCTGGTTGATGCTTTTGACGGTTGTCATGGGTCTGGATGTGGCCGGCTATCGCTTCGGTGCGGCGCATTTGGCCCGGAATGGTGTGTTGACGCTGCTGACAATGTTGATTCTCATGGGAATGAGTCGCGTCCTGGACCAGATCCTGGACCGCTGGGGAAACAACCGCCAATCCATGGAAGGAAGCACCGCAACAAACCTGCAAAATTCCAGTCTGCCTGGCAACCTGCGCCACTTCATACACCTGTTCCTGATCTTGACCGGTCTGTTTCTGCTGGCCACCTATTGGGGCGTGAACGAACAGGCCCTGACCGCATTGAGTCGAATCAATCTGTACAGCGTCACCGGCATTGAAGGAAAAATTGAATTTGTCACCGTGGCCGATCTGGTGCGTTTTGTCCTGGCTCTCTTTCTGACCTTCTGGTTGTTGGCCAACCTGCCGGGTCTGTTGCATCTGATGATATTTTCCCGCTGGCAGGTGGCTGAAGGGTCGCAATATGCCGTGGTGACGATCACCCGCTATTCGCTGTTTTTGATTGGCGTCATGACGGCAGTCTCCTGGCTGCGTCTGGATCCAAGCCGGGTTGGCTGGCTGGTGGCCATGGGTGTTGGTCTGGGATTTGGTTTGCAGGAGATTGTGGCCAATTTTGTCAGTGGCATCATTCTTCTTGTGGAACGGCCCATTCGGGTCAGGGATTGGGTCACCGTGGGAGATGTGACCGGAACAGTCACCCAGATCAATATTCGCGCCACCCGGGTACAAAATCGTGATCACCAGGAAATATTGATTCCCAATCGGGAGCTCATCACCCGGCAAGTGACCAACTGGACCCTCTCCAATACCAACATTCGCCTGGTCATTCCCATTGGTGTGGCCTATGGCTCAAATGTCGAAAAGGTCCGCCAGATTCTCCTCGACCTGGCCCGGCAGCAGCCGGAAATCATGGCAACACCACCGCCCGAGGTGTTGTTCCGGAGCCATGCAGACAGTTCGCTGAACTTTGAACTATGGGTGTTTCTCTCGCTGCCGGATCTGTTGCCCAACATGCAGGACCGCCTCAATACCCTGATCAACGCGGCATTTTCCCGGGAAGGAATTGTCATTCCCTTCCCGCAGAGGGAGATTCTCGTGCGAACCTGCACCACCTGCCCTGGCACCGGATCGACGAAAAGCATATGATAACTCCTGGTTTTTTTTGATTGCAACCAGGTATCAGATATTTAATCCCTGCGCCCGGCCCAACGATCCTCCACCATGCTTTCGACCACCAGGGCACGCGCTGCCGGATCCTGGCTGTTGGCGTTGCGGAAAAAGGTTTGGGTTTCCTGAATCTGGCGGGTGGAAAATTTGCCATCCTTGCTGTACATGTTGGGATATTTTTTCAAGGCCTTGGTCAGGGAACGCCGCTCTTCCTGGTTGTCTACGCCCAGGAGGGTGACCAACTGTTCCGGGGGATGGGCGGTGATCCAGGTCAGGACCCGGCGCAAGACAGCTACCAGACGTTTGATCTTCTCAGGTTCGCGCTTGACCGTATCCGGGCGACAGGCCAGGGCAGCGTGCAAAAAATTGCCGCCGGGCAGTCGCCGGGTGGTGGCAGGATCCGCCAGATTGACCAGAAAAAACACCTTTCCTTCGTCCTGGAGACGCGAGGCAAAAGGCTCATCACCCATGATGGCATCGACTTTGTGGCTGATGATTGCCGTGGATTGTTCTTGCCAACTTTGACCGGCGGGGACAATCTTGACATCCTGCAAATCCAGACCATCGTTTTTGAGGATCAGTTCAGCCAACTGTTGGGAAGTGGTTTTACTGACCACGGAGCTGGAATTGACGCCGACCACATGGCCTCTGAGATCAGCCGGAGTCCGAATGATACCAGC
This genomic interval carries:
- a CDS encoding mechanosensitive ion channel, yielding MTERNREAENASTALKQAQQLLQENPQKILHAKERSQEAADTIGKMAKLLDKAVTGGKPVHDLQMGNAELEQRTAQEQIARLQAEELYEKLAMPRREKQVELARLILGLEQKRFTLYQEALDLHLERDRQEKNAELQKKLQAEESAHTPQQKWLTRLETENLQAQRNIADLQQVRSGIVREISEQEKRLQAEKSELDNLKTLVQQYGTQGPAADMLKSSYRLLKQRRRDLGNAIPSVLEKQQEKIQERRFEIATRLTSLDDEWHRDQAILMHRGSELQRAAFSQQSQLLLDALRHTLTEEKRFAFEVSVEWQRLVLLPRERHNILTELEAFVIANVFWIQDADPLGGRLLQAAFTEVVATDNPRALRQEMQRIVDPENWQGLLLLLTNKEGFLFAGVVLILLPGVLFYGRHRLRQKYQAVALELAKDKLESMDWRPFLLGVMQASLAPIWLLVTVPLLINLAQPPVYGDLLERGTIHLALLVFLWSLKGHFVEMTHHARFGLAVPKDLLHTLQTAMQMSLWAALFFWLPWVILDGSPFAFRVLPRIFFTLFEMALALAFYLLVRPASPLIRYLLAKVGDADQTLQKKYLILRHPWLAWIWLMLLTVVMGLDVAGYRFGAAHLARNGVLTLLTMLILMGMSRVLDQILDRWGNNRQSMEGSTATNLQNSSLPGNLRHFIHLFLILTGLFLLATYWGVNEQALTALSRINLYSVTGIEGKIEFVTVADLVRFVLALFLTFWLLANLPGLLHLMIFSRWQVAEGSQYAVVTITRYSLFLIGVMTAVSWLRLDPSRVGWLVAMGVGLGFGLQEIVANFVSGIILLVERPIRVRDWVTVGDVTGTVTQINIRATRVQNRDHQEILIPNRELITRQVTNWTLSNTNIRLVIPIGVAYGSNVEKVRQILLDLARQQPEIMATPPPEVLFRSHADSSLNFELWVFLSLPDLLPNMQDRLNTLINAAFSREGIVIPFPQREILVRTCTTCPGTGSTKSI
- a CDS encoding ABC transporter substrate-binding protein, which gives rise to MNFCLWLSLAQADEVTRIPIKISVPGPRNLSYLPVDLIVPLGADRAEGLEVILTYTGGGGVALQQMANGTSDCAVAGMPAHLSLKARGGEIVTLAAVNDDPLFVLMVHSDLAGIIRTPADLRGHVVGVNSSSVVSKTTSQQLAELILKNDGLDLQDVKIVPAGQSWQEQSTAIISHKVDAIMGDEPFASRLQDEGKVFFLVNLADPATTRRLPGGNFLHAALACRPDTVKREPEKIKRLVAVLRRVLTWITAHPPEQLVTLLGVDNQEERRSLTKALKKYPNMYSKDGKFSTRQIQETQTFFRNANSQDPAARALVVESMVEDRWAGRRD